The Acidimicrobiia bacterium genome segment GCTGGGGATGCTGGTGGGTAGGGGCCAGCCGACGTAGACGGTCAGCCCGGCCGGGACGGCGATGGTGAAGAGTGCGAGGGCGATGAGGGCGGCGAGCCCGCTGATGGCGTGTTTGGCGTGTCGCATCATGGCTCCTCGGTGATGGCCGCGGCGGTCTCGGTTGCGGTGACGGTGATGGGGCCGGTGGGAAGCAGTACTGGGTCGACGGTGAGTTCGACGGTCACGGTGATGGTGTCGTCGGCGACGGTGACCTCGCTGGCGGCGTGCCCGAGCTCTGTCAGGTAGTCGCGGGCTTCTTGCTCTGCGGCGCCGGGGAGTAGCCGGACGGTACCGTCGGTG includes the following:
- a CDS encoding pilus assembly protein TadG-related protein gives rise to the protein MTRRLHNERGAVSTFLAVLALALLAAAGLVVDGGRKVNTLREASNLADNAARAGAQAIDLDTLRTDGTVRLLPGAAEQEARDYLTELGHAASEVTVADDTITVTVELTVDPVLLPTGPITVTATETAAAITEEP